TTCATGGATGGATTTTTTTTTTCATCCAGAGCCATGATGCCCTGTGTGCATTTGATGTTGGTGGCGGTCTCCGGGGCAAATGCCTGTTCCGCGAGTTGTTGTGCCATCTGCCGGGTCACTTGCTGGTTCCAGTGGGTATTGTGAACCAGGTTGCTGCTCATGGCTTCGAGGGCAGCATTTCCCTGAGCAAGAATCTCGTTTTTCAGGGTCTCCTGCCCGTCTGCTGCAACCGCAGCAGCAGGAGCCAGGACCGCAATAATTCCCGCAAGGACCAGGGTTTTTACTGTTTTGGTGTTTTTCATTTCCTTTCTCCTTTGGTGAAAGTGTTGTTTCGTTTGTGTGGTGAATACCATTCACGAACCGTGCCATATTTCGAGAAAAACCCCTAAGCAGATGTTAATAAAAGAGAAATATCCTGTTCCCCTGTTTTTTGTTTTCAATTAATAATGATTAATAACATCAAAAAGTAATAAAAAACCACAAATATAGATAAAAACGGCTATTATCGTGACATGGCTGAACATCAGAAACTTATTGGCCAGTCATCAGCATTTCTGGAAACCCTGGAAAGAATTTCCATGGTGGCTCCTCTTTCCAAGCCGGTTTTGATTATTGGTGAGCGGGGTACAGGCAAGGAAATGATGGTGGAGCGCCTGCACTTTCTATCCAGTCGTTGGGAAAACGTGCTGGTGAAGGTCAACTGTGCGGCTTTGCCGGAGAACCTGTTGGAGTCCGAGTTGTTTGGTTATGAGGCAGGTGCATTCACTGGAGCGGGAAAACGCCATGTCGGCCGTTTCGAACGTGCCCACCATGGCACGCTGTTTCTTGATGAAATTGCCAGCATGTCACTGCGATTGCAGGAGAAATTGTTGCGGGTCATCGAATATGGTGAATTCGAGCGGGTGGGGGGTGATGCCACCCTGACTGTGGATGTGCGGGTGGTAGGCGCGGCGAACGTGGACTTGCCTGCCATGGCTGACAGGGGAGAGTTTCGTGCGGATCTTTTGGACCGGCTGAGTTTTGACGTCATTACACTGCCTCCTTTGCGGTATCGAAAGGAGGATATTCCTTTGCTGGCGGAGCATTTTGCCCTGGGTATGACCCGGGAACTGCAACGGCCGTTTTTCGCCGGATTCACAGAGCAGGGTCTGGAGCAGATGCAGGCTTACCCATGGCCGGGGAATATCCGGGAGCTGAAAAATGTTGTCGAACGGGCGGTCTATCGGACTGTTGCTGATGAACCCGTCAGTGAATTTGAGTTCAATCCTTTTGCTTCGCCCTGGCAGCCGGTTGCCGGGGTTGAAGTAGACGAACTGCCCGAAGCGGATAGTGCTCCCCCGGTTGTTCCGGAACAACACATCTCCAGGATGAATCTGCCGGTGGATCTAAAGGCCCATATAAGGGAATATGAGCAGGATATCCTGCGAAAATCCCTTGAATCCAATCGCTTCAATCAGCGGCGCACGGCCCGGGCTTTGGGGCTTACGTATGCCCAGCTGCGCGGTTATCTGAAAAAATACGGAATATCGGTAAAGCATTGAGGCATTGGGCGGGGGAATACAGAAAAATGCCGATCAGGTGAACTCCTGATTCAGGAAAACGAATTTCCCCACACCCCGCATTGCATCATGAAAAGTTTCTTTCCCTCATTCGTGGGTCTTGTCCTTCTGACGGGTATTTTCGAAGGACAAACCGCGGCACAGAAACTCCATCCATAAAAAACCCCGCTCACAGGGCGGGGTCATTGGAGCCTGATCCTGGGACTTACTTGATCTTGGCTTCCTTGTACATCACATGCTTTCGCGCCTTGGGATCATATTTCTTGATCTCCATCTTGCCAGCCTGGGTACGCTTGTTCTTGGTGGTGGTATAGAAGTGTCCGGTACCTTCACTGGATACCAGGCGAATCTTTTCACGAACTGCCTTTGCCATGATCTTCTCCCTTAAACCTTTTCGCCACGGGCACGGATGTCCGCGAGAACGGCATCGATACCTTTCTTGTCTATGGTACGCATGCCTGCCGCAGTAACGCGCAGACGAACCCAACGCTGTTCGCTCTCCACCCAGAAACGGTGGTAGTGGAGATTCGGCAGGAAGCGGCGACGGGTCTTCCTGTGAGAGTGGGAAACATTGTTTCCGGTAACCGGGCGCTTGCCTGTGACCTGGCACACTTTGGACATGGTTCTAGCCTCGAATAATCTGGTTCAACACGCCCAAGCCATGGACTTGAGCCGTAAAAGACGCGCATTTATACCAAAGGGCTGCCGTGATAGCAAATTTTTTTGGTGTCAGGAGGTGTACGAATCCATCCGCAACGGCAAATGGGCAGGTGCCCGCCCTGTCCGTGGTTCCTGATGTCGATCACGGACGGAAACCGTGTTTGGTCTATGATGGGTATTCAGAGCAGGATGTCAGTGTTTGAGTAACAACAAACTTGAGAATATCTTAGGTGATTGGGTACGAGGCTCAGCTGATCATCAGGTTATGGGTAGATACTGGAGCGACACGCCGTGAACACCTCCCTGGTCGCTCCGGCATCCTGCCTCTCGCGACACTTGTATATCCCTGTACGGCGTAGGCTCGACGGCGGTCGCCCTGCCGCCGACGGTCGCTCCAGCATTCGCCCATGCCCCGAATATCGGACCTGCTGAGCTTTGTAACCAATCACCACATTTTATAAGGTGGATCGAATGAACCAGACAGAAAAAGCGTTCGTACTTGGAGAAACTCGGGGCGAGTTGCATGTGGCGGGGTTGAACGAGATGCGTGGGCATAGCTGCGCCATGGCAGCTGCCAGCCGCAGGCGGCTACTGATCTATTCGCATCGCCTCAATCCTGAGATCTACGGCCAATCCTGTTTTACCGAAGCCGTGAGGCAACTGGTTATCCGCCATGCACATACGCGTATCCGGATTCTGGTTGCTGATACCACCAACCTGGTACGAGGGGGGCATGGGCTGGTCAGGCTGGCCCAGGATATGACCAGTAGTATGGAGATTCGTCGTATTGCGCCGGAATTCGAGGGTGATCTGCGCAGTTTCATGCTCGCGGATGAGTATGGTTACATCCTGCGTAACCTTTGGCATGACCTGAACAATGGCCGTGCAGACTATTATGATCCGCCCAGGGTGCGGAATCTGGCTGAAGAATTCATGCTGATCTGGGAGCAGAGCGAAGCGGATCCCGCCTTGCGCCGCCTGTCTCTGTGAATTCCCGAGAACTCACGAATTTTCCGGGTAGGGAAATGTCGCTGGTTCTCTGCGGGTACATATTCTGATTCCAGGGGGGCGGGTTAAGGGCACCTCTATTGATTCTGTTTGAGCAGATCTGTGTTTGAGGAGCTCAAGAACAAGGCGAAGATCGCAGCAAATGCCCCAGGGCACCCTCTCTCGCGCAAGCGCGATTCACCTTGTAGCCGGCTATTTGCAAGATATTCAACGAAGTTATTGGGTTTCTCAAGCGCAGAGGTGCCAGACATGAATTATTAGAGGTGCCCTTAAATCAGTCCCCGTTCGGCCAGGGATGTGCTTTGCCCGTCGCCTATTACGATATGATCGAGGACACGAATATCGACAAGGGCCAGGGCTTCCTTGAGTTGGCGTGTGATGCGTTCATCGGCATGGCTGGGTTCTGCAATTCCTGATGGGTGATTGTGGGCAAAGATCACTGCGGCAGCGTTGTGATGCAGGCAGCGCCGCAGAACTTCTCTGGGGTACACGCTGGCACCGTCGATGGTGCCCTGGAACAGTTCCTCGAAAGCCAGTACCCGGTGCCGGTTGTCCAGAAAAAGGCAGGCGAAGACTTCATGGGGATAAGGTTGCAGGCGGCTGTGCAGGTAGTGGCGGGTGGTTTCAGGAGAGGTCAGTATGTCACCTTGTGTGAGGGATTCCCCAAGATGCCTGTGGGCCATTTCCAGTATCGCCTGGAGCTGGCAGTATTTGGCCTCTCCGAGCCCCGGCATGGCACAGAACTCTTTTCGGTCTGCCGCCAGCAGGGGGCGCAGTCCGCCAAACCTTTGTAATAGATCCCGGGCAAGATCCAGTGCGCTGGCGCCACGGATTCCGGTTCTGAGAAAGATTGCCAGAAGTTCTGCATCAGAGAGCGTTTTAGCCCCTGCGCGCAGCAGCTTCTCCCTTGGCCGCTCCTGAACGGGCCAGTCCTTGATAGCCATTGCTTCATTCCATGAAGGGCACCCGGTATGAATCGTTTACACGGAATTACCTGAGTGTGCCTCGAAGTTATAGAGTTTCCGGGTACAGTATATCCTGAATCCGTGGGTTTCGGTATACATCAGCATCCGGCATGTGACTGTATTTTGGGATCCTTGTCTTTGCACCGTTTCCGCCTTGCAGGTACTCTATGTACCTAACTCAAACTAAAGTAAGCATCTTTGTGGTGATATGTGAAAAGCATTGAAGCCGGGAACAATCTATTGCTGGGAGTGACCGGTGGAATTGCCGCTTATAAAAGCGTGGAACTGGCCAGGTTGTTTGTCAAAGGGGGGGTCAATGTCCGTGTGGTTATGACTGAGGCGGCAACCCGGTTCATCGATCCGATGACTTTTCAAGCGGTCACTGGTGAGGCTGTGCAGGTTCGTATGTTCGATCAGGCTCATGAGGCCGCCATGGGGCATATCGAATTGGCCCGTTGGGCGGATCACCTTCTCATAGCGCCCGCCAGCGCGGATTTTCTGGCGCGTATGGCGAATGGTCTGGCGGATGACCTTCTTGCCACTTTGTGTCTGGCTTGCCCGGCACCGGTGAGTGTGGCTCCGGCAATGAATGTACACATGTGGGAGCATGCCGCCACGCAAAACAATATATCGCTGTTGGCTGATCGGGGCGTGCGGTTGCTGGGACCAGCTTCCGGTGAGCAGGCTTGCGGTGATAGTGGTCCGGGACGGATGCTGGAAGCTGCTGAAATCGTTTCTGCCATGCTGTATTCTTCGAATACCGGGCTTTTTGCCGGGCAGAAAGTTGTGGTTACGGCAGGTCCTACACGTGAAGCCGTTGATCCGGTGCGCTTCATCAGCAACAGAAGTTCTGGAAAGATGGGGTTTGCTCTGGCGGAAGCTTTTGCTGCGGAAGGTGCAAAGGTGGTGCTGGTCTCCGGCCCGGTCAATATGGCTACTCCTGCCGGTGTGCAGCGTGTTGATGTGGTATCCGCCTTGCAGATGCATGAAGCAGTATTTGATCATCTGCCCGGCACTGATGTATTTGCCGGTTGTGCCGCCGTCGCTGACTATCGTCCCGGAAACCCACAACAACAGAAGATCAAGAAAGCTGAACAACAGCTGGAACTGACTCTGGTGAAGAACCCGGACATACTGGCGGAAGTGGCCGCACTCGACGATGGTCCTTTTACTCTCGGATTTGCTGCCGAGACCCGGAAGCTGGCGGAGAATGCCAGAATCAAACTGGTCAGGAAGAGTGTCGATATGATTGCGGCAAATCTGGTCGGGGAAAACCGGGGCTTTGACATGGAGGGCAATGCCTTGTTGGTATTGTGGTCGGATGGCGAGACAGAGTTGCCCATGCAGAGTAAAAAAAGTCTGGCAAGGGAGCTCATCCAGGTAGTGGCGGAACAGCAGGTTCGGAAATAATTTGTTCAGGGCTTCCCTAGGGGGGGAATGCATGAAAAGGGAGAATGGAAAATGCTAGGAAAAAAGAAGAAGGCGGAGACGGCGCCAGAGATGGATAGCCCTCAACCTAAACCCCAGCCTCAGCCTCAGCCTGGAGGCGGTAAACCACACACCATCTTTCACTATTTTGTTCCAGTGCTGATTATTGCAGCGGTGGCGGTATCCGGTCTAGTGGTCGGACAGAGCTGGTTGAGTGAACGTTATGCCGCCGCCAAGTTGCAGGAGGCCGCAAAGTTTGTAGCAGTGACCATGCAGCGCTATGTGTCTTCTGTTGCTGCGGGGAAGAAGGAGTTGATCAAGGTGATTGCCGACTCGGCTCTGGTTCACCAGGCCTTGGCCGGTGATGACAAAGATCTCATGGAGGCAGACCGGGCATTACAGAAGAAATTGCCGGAGGCCGCATGGGTGCGTTTGCTTCCAGCCAGAGGCTGGGATGATGAAAAGATTCAAAAGACACTCATGGGAAGTTTTGCCGCAGCAGAAATGTATCAGCAGGTTCGTGAACATGGGAAAGTGGTTCCCGTTGAAGCGCTGAAGGATTCCAATGGGAAGCAGTATTTTTTGTTGGCGGTACCCGTCAATCAAGGAGGAAACCTCAAGGGTGTCCTGTTTGCAGGATTTCCCATGCGGCTTATTTCCGCAGGGTTACAGGGGTTTGAATCCGAGAATATGAGCCTGGTTCTTGAGCAGGGCAAGGGGCTGCAGTTGTTTACTGTGGGTTCCTCTGGAATAGCCCTTGATCAGTCCGAGAACCTGCCAGTGGATGGAACTCTGTGGCATATCCGCTATTCCACTGGCGGTATTGTCGGTTTGTCTGTACCCCTCCTGGTGGGGCTTGCTATTGGCAGCATTGTATTGTTGCTGCTGGCCATATATTGGGCTTACCAGCGTTTACGGCGTGATTACAGCGCGGATATGGGGATGATGGTCGCACTTGTGGATGCCACGCTGAAAAGAAAGGGGAGTGTTTCCCAACTGCCACGCCTGGTCGAATCCCAACCTGCAGTGGAGATACTCACGCGATATGCCCAGGCAACCCGGACGGCAGCAATCGCTGCCGAACACAAAGACAATAAAGCCGGTCAGCCAAGCATCGTAGCGAGCGACCTGGAGGAACCTTCTGCTGATGAGCCCATGTGCATCCCTGCTGAGCAGCTTCCCGAATCCTTGTTCCGTTCCAGTCTGATCCGTGGCCGCAGCGGCATGGATATCGATGAGGAAAAGGCCCAGGCCATTGGTCTGGTGTTGGGCAGTATGGTGCAGGAAACAGGAGCCACCAGCATCTATGTCGGGCGTGACAACCGGCCCGGTAGCGATGCTTACTCCGCTTCGCTGATTGCGGGCATACTGGCCTCTGGTTGTGACGCTACCGATGTGGGAATGGTTCCCACTCCGTTGTTGTCCTTTGCAGCCAGTGTGTCAGGAACGGGGTCGGCCGTTATGGTCACAGGCGGACACAATGCCCCGGACTTCAACGGGTTCAAGATCATTCTGGAAGGCAAGCCAATTTCCGATGAGCAGCTGTCGGAGCTGCGAAGCCGTCTTGTGAGCGGGGAATCCAGGCGCGGCGTTGGTGAGTTGGAAAGCCGTGAGTTGAGCAGCGAATATATACGTGCTCTTTCAGAAGACGTTCAACTTATTGAGAGCTTAAAAGTGGTGCTCGACTGTGGCAATGGAGTCACGGGTTCCCTGGCCACACGAGCGCTGGAAACTCTGGGTTGTGAAGTGATACCGATCTTCTGCGAATCGGATGGCAGCTATCCCAATCATCCTGCTGACCCTTCAAACCCGCAAAATATGGCTGCCTTGAGCGCAGAAGTGCAGGCTAAAGGCGCGGATATGGGATTGGCTCTGGACGTTGATGGTGATGCCCTTGCTGTCGTCGATGAGAAGGGACAACTGGTGTCAACAGATCAACTGATTATGATGCTGGCAGTGGATATCATCCGCCGTCATCCTGGAGCGGACATCATTTATGACGTTGCCAGTAGTGCCAGCCTGGCGGCAACCATTCTCGCCAATGGCGGGCGTCCCATTATGTGGAAAACCGGGCACGGAAACATGAGGGAGAAGCTGGAAGAGACTGGAGGCCTGCTGGCGGGGGAGCAGTCCGGTCATATCTATATCAAAGAACGTTGGTATGGCTTTGATGATGGAGTGTATGCTGCTGCGCGGTTGATGGAGATCCTGTCCATTGAGGCGGTTCCGGTTTCCAGCGCTTTTGCCGAGTATGCGCCAGCACTGGCCACCCCCCTGATAAAGCTTGAAACGCCGCAGGGTAAGGATGATCAGGTCGTTGAGTATTTTCGCAGTAAAGGCAATTTCTCTGATGCTGATATCGTGGATATGGATGGTCTGCGGGTGGAATACTCTGAAGCCTGGGGGCTGATTCGCGCCTCCAATACCGAATCTGCCCTGGTGTTCCGTTTCGAGGCAAGCAGCAATGAGGCATTGAGCCGGATACAGGATCAGTTCCGCGCCCTGCTGAAGGAAGCTGCTCCGGAACTGCCCGCACCTTTTTGAATTTTTTTCTGTAACCGATTTGTTCGAGAGTAGTTGTCAATTATGAGTCTGACTGCAGAAGCCGCCACCAATGTAGCACGAGTGCTTGCTGAAGCATTGCCTTATATCCGACGTTTTCGGGGCAAGACCATTGTCATCAAGTATGGCGGTAACGCCATGGTGGATGAAGAACTGAAAAACAGTTTCGCCCGGGATGTGGTGCTCATGAAAACCGTGGGTTTCAATCCCGTGGTCGTGCATGGTGGTGGGCCTCAGATCGGCAGTTTGTTGGAGCGCCTGGGAAAAGAGAGCCGGTTTGTCAGTGGGATGCGTGTTACCGATTCTGAAACCATGGACGTTGTTGAAATGGTGCTCGGTGGTTTGGTGAACAAGGAGATCGTCACGCTGATCAATCGGCATGGTGGTTCTGCTGTTGGACTCACGGGCAAGGATGGGGATCTTATTCGCGCACGTAAGCTTCAGATGTCATCGGCTGCCACGGATGATGCTGTACCGAAGAATATAGACATCGGCCATGTGGGTGAAGTCAAGAGTATTGATGCCTCGGTAGTGGACCTGCTGGTGCAGGGCGATTTCATTCCTGTCATTGCACCCATTGGTGTGGGAGAGGATGGCCATTCCTACAACATCAATGCTGATCTGGTTGCCGGAAAAGTGGCCGAAGTGCTGCATGCCGAAAAGCTGTTGCTGCTTACCAATACCAGGGGCTTGTTGAGCAAAGAGGGGGAACTGCTTACGGGGCTTTCCCCAACGCGGGTGGATGAGCTGATTGCGGATGGCACGATTCATGGAGGCATGTTGCCCAAGATACGTTGCGCCCTGGAGGCGGTTAGAGGGGGAGTGACTACCTCCCATATCATTGATGGCCGCGTGAAACACGCCGTCATGGTGGAGCTGTTTACGGATGAAGGAATAGGAACCCTCATAGGCTGATTATGGCGGGTGAACGCAAGCAGGCTATCCTTGAGGCTCTGGCCAGGGAACTGGAAGACCGTCCGGGTGGCAAGGTCACCACGGCAGGTCTGGCCCGTGCGGTCGGTGTGTCTGAGGCGGCACTGTATCGCCATTTTCCCAGCAAGGCCCGTATGTATGAAGGCCTGATCAGTTTTGCCGAAGATGGGGTTTTTTCGCGCATCAACCAGATCATGGAAGATGACAAGGAGACCCGTCAACGCTGTGCCCGGGTGCTCTATCTGTTGCTGGGGTTTGCGGAACGGAATCCTGGAATTGTCAGGCTGCTGTTGGGAGATGCCCTGGTCGGTGAACATGAGCGGCTGCATGAACGCATTCAGGTATTCTTCGAGCGGCTGCAGACTCAATTCCGGCAGATCTTACGCGAGGCCCGCCTTCGAGAGGATGTGGTTCTGTCCGTGTCTTCAGAGGCGGCTGCCGAAACCCTGGTCATCTACCTGGAAGGACGCATGCGGCAGTTCCTGCGCACCCGGTTTGCGGTTTCTCCGCTCTCCAACTGGGAAACGGAGTGGCGGCTGATTGACCGGGGGATGTTCTCCTGAATGCCATGTGGTTCCTTTGATGCCGTAGCTACTGGCTGGCCTCTTTTTTCAGAAGCATGGGACGGAAGTTATTGCGCAGCTCCAATGCATCCTTACGTGTGCACCAAGTGTCTGTGGCAACCTCTTTCTTGCACTGGATATCCAGAAATATGATTTCGCCTGGGGAGTTCTTGCTTTTCAGGCGGGACAAGGTAAGACTGAGGTCCTTGTCGTTTCTTGGTGGTTGGGTGATGAAGATGTGATCCGCATCCACATATACTGGTGTCGTGGCATGCTTTCTGACGAAATTCTTGGCTTTCTTCCATAGCTTGTCACATTCGGCCTGCTTTTCGCATCGTAATACGGTTTTCACGAGGGTCTCATCCCGGGTGTT
This sequence is a window from Thiolapillus brandeum. Protein-coding genes within it:
- the pspF gene encoding phage shock protein operon transcriptional activator, which codes for MAEHQKLIGQSSAFLETLERISMVAPLSKPVLIIGERGTGKEMMVERLHFLSSRWENVLVKVNCAALPENLLESELFGYEAGAFTGAGKRHVGRFERAHHGTLFLDEIASMSLRLQEKLLRVIEYGEFERVGGDATLTVDVRVVGAANVDLPAMADRGEFRADLLDRLSFDVITLPPLRYRKEDIPLLAEHFALGMTRELQRPFFAGFTEQGLEQMQAYPWPGNIRELKNVVERAVYRTVADEPVSEFEFNPFASPWQPVAGVEVDELPEADSAPPVVPEQHISRMNLPVDLKAHIREYEQDILRKSLESNRFNQRRTARALGLTYAQLRGYLKKYGISVKH
- the coaBC gene encoding bifunctional phosphopantothenoylcysteine decarboxylase/phosphopantothenate--cysteine ligase CoaBC → MKSIEAGNNLLLGVTGGIAAYKSVELARLFVKGGVNVRVVMTEAATRFIDPMTFQAVTGEAVQVRMFDQAHEAAMGHIELARWADHLLIAPASADFLARMANGLADDLLATLCLACPAPVSVAPAMNVHMWEHAATQNNISLLADRGVRLLGPASGEQACGDSGPGRMLEAAEIVSAMLYSSNTGLFAGQKVVVTAGPTREAVDPVRFISNRSSGKMGFALAEAFAAEGAKVVLVSGPVNMATPAGVQRVDVVSALQMHEAVFDHLPGTDVFAGCAAVADYRPGNPQQQKIKKAEQQLELTLVKNPDILAEVAALDDGPFTLGFAAETRKLAENARIKLVRKSVDMIAANLVGENRGFDMEGNALLVLWSDGETELPMQSKKSLARELIQVVAEQQVRK
- a CDS encoding DUF7931 domain-containing protein, which encodes MNQTEKAFVLGETRGELHVAGLNEMRGHSCAMAAASRRRLLIYSHRLNPEIYGQSCFTEAVRQLVIRHAHTRIRILVADTTNLVRGGHGLVRLAQDMTSSMEIRRIAPEFEGDLRSFMLADEYGYILRNLWHDLNNGRADYYDPPRVRNLAEEFMLIWEQSEADPALRRLSL
- the argB gene encoding acetylglutamate kinase — protein: MSLTAEAATNVARVLAEALPYIRRFRGKTIVIKYGGNAMVDEELKNSFARDVVLMKTVGFNPVVVHGGGPQIGSLLERLGKESRFVSGMRVTDSETMDVVEMVLGGLVNKEIVTLINRHGGSAVGLTGKDGDLIRARKLQMSSAATDDAVPKNIDIGHVGEVKSIDASVVDLLVQGDFIPVIAPIGVGEDGHSYNINADLVAGKVAEVLHAEKLLLLTNTRGLLSKEGELLTGLSPTRVDELIADGTIHGGMLPKIRCALEAVRGGVTTSHIIDGRVKHAVMVELFTDEGIGTLIG
- the slmA gene encoding nucleoid occlusion factor SlmA, coding for MAGERKQAILEALARELEDRPGGKVTTAGLARAVGVSEAALYRHFPSKARMYEGLISFAEDGVFSRINQIMEDDKETRQRCARVLYLLLGFAERNPGIVRLLLGDALVGEHERLHERIQVFFERLQTQFRQILREARLREDVVLSVSSEAAAETLVIYLEGRMRQFLRTRFAVSPLSNWETEWRLIDRGMFS
- the radC gene encoding RadC family protein, with the translated sequence MAIKDWPVQERPREKLLRAGAKTLSDAELLAIFLRTGIRGASALDLARDLLQRFGGLRPLLAADRKEFCAMPGLGEAKYCQLQAILEMAHRHLGESLTQGDILTSPETTRHYLHSRLQPYPHEVFACLFLDNRHRVLAFEELFQGTIDGASVYPREVLRRCLHHNAAAVIFAHNHPSGIAEPSHADERITRQLKEALALVDIRVLDHIVIGDGQSTSLAERGLI
- a CDS encoding phosphomannomutase/phosphoglucomutase, whose translation is MLIIAAVAVSGLVVGQSWLSERYAAAKLQEAAKFVAVTMQRYVSSVAAGKKELIKVIADSALVHQALAGDDKDLMEADRALQKKLPEAAWVRLLPARGWDDEKIQKTLMGSFAAAEMYQQVREHGKVVPVEALKDSNGKQYFLLAVPVNQGGNLKGVLFAGFPMRLISAGLQGFESENMSLVLEQGKGLQLFTVGSSGIALDQSENLPVDGTLWHIRYSTGGIVGLSVPLLVGLAIGSIVLLLLAIYWAYQRLRRDYSADMGMMVALVDATLKRKGSVSQLPRLVESQPAVEILTRYAQATRTAAIAAEHKDNKAGQPSIVASDLEEPSADEPMCIPAEQLPESLFRSSLIRGRSGMDIDEEKAQAIGLVLGSMVQETGATSIYVGRDNRPGSDAYSASLIAGILASGCDATDVGMVPTPLLSFAASVSGTGSAVMVTGGHNAPDFNGFKIILEGKPISDEQLSELRSRLVSGESRRGVGELESRELSSEYIRALSEDVQLIESLKVVLDCGNGVTGSLATRALETLGCEVIPIFCESDGSYPNHPADPSNPQNMAALSAEVQAKGADMGLALDVDGDALAVVDEKGQLVSTDQLIMMLAVDIIRRHPGADIIYDVASSASLAATILANGGRPIMWKTGHGNMREKLEETGGLLAGEQSGHIYIKERWYGFDDGVYAAARLMEILSIEAVPVSSAFAEYAPALATPLIKLETPQGKDDQVVEYFRSKGNFSDADIVDMDGLRVEYSEAWGLIRASNTESALVFRFEASSNEALSRIQDQFRALLKEAAPELPAPF
- the rpmB gene encoding 50S ribosomal protein L28; the encoded protein is MSKVCQVTGKRPVTGNNVSHSHRKTRRRFLPNLHYHRFWVESEQRWVRLRVTAAGMRTIDKKGIDAVLADIRARGEKV
- the rpmG gene encoding 50S ribosomal protein L33; translated protein: MAKAVREKIRLVSSEGTGHFYTTTKNKRTQAGKMEIKKYDPKARKHVMYKEAKIK